CGTGCTGGAGATGACCGAGATCCAGACTCGCCTGCTGGCCGAGGGCGGACCGGCCGTACTGTTCGAGAATGTCCAGCATGAGGGGCAGCGCTATGACATGCCGGTGCTGGTCAATCTCTTCGGCACGGTGGAGCGCGTGGCCTCCGGCATGGAACGCACGCCTGAGGAACTTCGCGAGGTGGGCGAAACGCTGGCCTTCCTGCGCCAGCCGGAACCGCCCGGCGGCTTCCGCGAGGCCTTCGAGATGATGCCCTTGTTGAAGCAGGTCATGGCGATGAAGCCGCGCACGACTTCGCGGGCACCCTGTCAGGAGGTAGTGCAGGAAGGCGACGAGATCGATCTGGACGCCCTGCCGATCCAGACCTGCTGGCCGGGTGAACCGGCGCCGCTGATCACCTGGCCGCTGGTGGTGACCAAAGGCCCCGGAAAGGCGCGCGAGGACGATTTCAACCTCGGCATCTACCGCATGCAGAAACTGGACGGCAAACGCACGCTGATGCGCTGGCTGAAGCATCGCGGCGGCGCCCAGCACCATCGCCGCTGGGGCCAGGAAAAGACCGAGCCTCTGCCCGCCGCGGCCGTCCTGGGCGCCGACCCGGGCACCATCCTGGCCGCCGTCACACCGGTCCCGGACACCCTCAGCGAATATCAGTTCGCGGGGTTGCTGCGCGGACGAAAGGTGGAACTGGTGGACTGCAAGACCGTGCCGCTCAAGGTCCCGGCCGAGGCCGAGATCGTCCTGGAAGGCTACGTCAGCCTGGAGGACTACGAGGACGAGGGACCCTACGGCGACCACACCGGCTACTACAATTCGGTGGAGTCCTTCCCGGTCTTCCACATCACCGCGATCACCCGGCGGCGCGATCCCATCTATCTCTCCACATTCACCGGCCGGCCGCCCGATGAGCCCTCGGTCTTGGGCGAAGCGCTGAACGAGGTCTTCATTCCCCTGATCCGCCAGCAGTTCCCGGAGATCACGGATTTCTGGCTGCCGCCGGAAGGCTGCAGTTACCGCATCGCGGTCGTCTCCATGAAAAAGGCCTACCCGGGCCATGCCAAGCGCGTGATGATGGCTGTCTGGTCTTACCTGCGCCAGTTCATGTACACCAAGTTCGTTATCGTCGTGGACGACAGCATCAACGCCCGCGACTGGAAGGACGTCATGTGGGCGATCTCCACCCGCATGGACCCGGCCCGCGACATGACGGTGATCGAGAACACGCCCATCGACTACCTGGACTTCGCCAGCCCGGAATCGGGCCTGGGCTCGAAGGTCGGCTTCGATGCCACCGACAAGTGGCCGCCGGAGACTCATCGCGAATGGGGCCAGGAAATCCGCATGGACCCGGACGTGGTGAAGCGCGTCGACGATATCTGGAGCCAGCTCGGCCTGCCCGGCAGCGGCCGGTCCATCTGGTAGCCCGGGCGCACCACACGGAAACCGCATGAAAAGAGGGCCGGCGAAACGCCGGCCCTCTTTTCATGCAAACCGTCTCGTTTATGCCAACCGTCTCGTGGGCCTATTCGGCCGGTTTCGGTTGGGTCTTCATGCCCTTCGTCGGGTCTTCGTAACCCTGGTCGGTCATGTCCTTGATGGCCTCGTTCTGCTTGTGCCACTGCTGGACTTCCGCTTCCGTCGCCTTGGGCGAGAAGAGGCCGGTCACGGCATAGAGGACGCCGATCACAGGTGCGGTCCAACAAGCAAAGGCCAGCGGTATGTAGAGGAGGTTCTCGAAGTTCCCATCCGCGATACCGAGACCCAGGGCCGTGATCACAAAAGCACCACCGGCATTCCAGGGAATCAGCGGCGACATCAGCGTCCCGCCTTCTTCCGTCGCCCGCGACAGGTTCAGGGTCGAATAGCCCATGCCGCGATAGACCGGTGCGTACATGCGCCCCGGCAACGCGATCGACAGGTAGGGGTCGCCCGCCACCAGGTTCGTCGCGAAGGAGGTGCCGATGGCAGACGACTGGACGCCTGCAAAGCTGTGCACCTTGACCAGGATCGCATTGATGATGGCCTCCAGGCAGCCGGTGCGTTCGAGCGCACCGCCAAAACCCAGTGCAATGAGGATCAGGGAAATGGTCCACATCATGGACTGGATACCGCCAGAGTTCAGCAGGCTGTCGATCTCCGAGACCCCGGTATCGATGGAATAGCCGCTGTTGGCGTAGCTGAAGACGTCGTGCATGCCGACACCCTGGAACAGCATCGCCATCAAACCGCCCACGACTACGCCGGCAAACAGCGAGGGAATCGGCGGCTGTTTCATGACCGCAAGTACGATCACCAACAGGGCCGGCAGCAACAGCCAGGGCGAAATCAGGAAGTTCTCCTGAAGTGCTGTCGTAATGCTCTCGATCCGCCCGAAGGAACTTTCACCCGCTTCGAGCAGCGTGTAACCCGCCACGCCATAGATCACCAACGCGATCAGCATGGCGGGAATCGTGGTCGGCAGCATGTTGCGAATATGATCGAAGATGTTCACGCCGGTCACGGCGGGGGCCAGGTTGGTGGTATCGGACAGCGGCGAGATCTTGTCGCCGAAGAAAGCACCGGACACCACGGCCCCGGCGGTCCAGTACATGGGAATGCCAAAGCCCTCGCCAATGCCCATCAACGCCAGGCCGACCGTACCCACCGTACCCCAGGAGGTGCCCAGGGAAACGGAGACCAGGGAACATAGGATCATCGCCGCGGCAAGGAAGACTTCCGGGCTGAGGATCACCAAGCCGTAATAGATCAGCGTCGGCACCGTGCCACTGGCGATCCACACGCCGATGATCATGCCGACCACGATCAGGACGGAAACCGAGGGCAGGGACACGTTGATGACGTGAAAGACACCATCCTGAATGTTGGGCCACTTGTGGCCCAGCTTCTTGCCCACCATGGCCGTGATTGCCAGGCCGATGGCCAGGGGAATGTGTGGGGTGAAATTGTCGAAAACGAAAAGCTGCAATCCCAGGATCAGGAGTGTCAGGACAACGGGTATAAGGGCCAGCCCTAACGAAGGCTTCTCGACCGCCCCCTGTTCCGTCTGATCATCACTGCTCATGCGAATCCCCTCTGTCTTGTTTTTTCTGGACGCCACCGGGTTGTGAAGGCCCGGACACGAAAAATGGACGGTCGCACTCATTTGCACTGGCGTACAGCACTAAAATGCAACCGTCCTTGAGGCCCTCTTATTGTCTCGTAGTGTCAGGGTCAATATCTGCGTGAAGCAGGTGTGGGTCGCACTACCTGCGGCAGAGGCCAGGCCAGACGCCGCCGCTCGGCCGCACGCAAGGGGCGCACGGCGTAAACCTGCTTGCTGACCTCGACAATGTTGACCCCTGCGAAATGCGGCGAAATCTGACGGCCGATCCGCTCCCAGGCTGGCGCCATGCGCAGGAGCGTGCGCGAACGCGTTGGCGGTATGAAGAGGGCCTGGGTGCTGCGCAGCGGCGTGAAGCTGTGTTCGCGCAGCAGGCGCGACAACTGCATCTGGCTATAGGGATGGCCGAAACCGAAGGGGGTGCGCTCCAGTCGAGCCCAGAGGCCACGCCGGTTGGGCGTCACGATGATCAGGCGCCCCTCTCCCTTGAGCACGCGCCAGACCTCCTTCAGCATATCGCTCAAGTAGTCAGAATTCTCCAGGCAGTGGATCAGCAGCACGCGGTCCAGTGAGAAATTCGTAAGCGGCAATTCCGTCTCGTCCACCAGCGCGACACGGTTGCGCCCTTCTTCGGGCCAGCGCATGACCCCCTGGGTCAGGGGCATGAAGGCGAACAGGCGGGCGGCCTCGTGGAACTGTTTCAGGTAAGGCGTGGCATAACCCATCCCCAGGACCTCCATGCCGTGCAGATCCGGCCAAAACGCCCGCAGCCGACGGAGGATGAGATGGCGGGCCATCTCCCCGGTCGGCGTTTCGTAGAATTCCCGAAAATCAACGGCATCATTCCACATAGGGGTACAATAGCACAGTTTTCAGCCTCATATGAATGCTACACGCGTCCCCAAGGCAACAGATGATCAAGGTAGAGACCCAGCCATGGCACAGCTCGAGATAAAGCAGATTCCGGTTCTCAGCGACAACTATGTCTATCTGGTTCGAGAGGCCGGCAGCGGTGCCGTGGCCGTGGTGGACCCGGCTGTATCCAAGCCGGTTCTGGAGACTGCCGACCAGCTCGGCTGGAAGATCACGCATATCCTGAACACGCACCATCATCCCGACCACGTGGGCGGAAACCTGGATATCAAGAAGGCGACCGGCTGTCATATCATCGGCCCCGCCCCGGACGAAGCCCGCATTCCCGGGATCGACGAAGCGGTGAACGAGGGGGATATCGTGAAGCTGGGCCAGGCCGAGGCAGAGGTTTTCTTCGTGCCGGGCCATACCCGTGGCCACATTGCCTTCTGGTTCCCGGAAAGCCATGCGCTTTTCTGTGGCGACACGCTTTTCGCACTTGGCTGTGGACGCCTGTTCGAAGGCAGCCCGGCCCAGATGTGGGACTCTCTCTGCAAGCTGCGCGAACTCCCCGACACGGCTGCGGTTTACTGCGCCCATGAATACACGCAGAACAATGCACGCTTTGCCCTGAGCATCGAACCCGACAACAGCCAACTGCAAGATCGCGCGCAACAGGTCGACAACCTGCGCCGGAATGGCAAGCCGACCGTTCCCTCACGCCTGGGCGAGGAGAAAGCCACGAACCCCTTCCTGCGTGCCGATGATCCGACCCTGGCAAAGGCCCTGAACCTCCAGGGCCGCTCCGCCCAGGAATGCTTTGCGGAAGTGCGCCGGCGCAAGGACATATTCTGAGCCACCCTGCGACCGACCCGCCCGTCGGCTTGCACTCAGAGGGCAGGAGCCATGCAAACTGTCTGCATGTATTGCACTGCAACATAAACTATCAATACGCGTAGGAACTGAAGCAACACTGCGGATTATGCTCGCAATATTCCTGTGACCGGAATGGTCTCGGAATACCTGCATTGGCCGTCGCATCAATCACCGGATCCCATAGGGACACCGCCAACCTCGCGGCAATGGGCACAAGCCATTGCGATGGGACTTGGCGGTTTCTGCTTACAGGGCCCTTGAGAGTGAAGCGTATTTGGCTGCTGCCCCGCAGCCTGGACGACCTGTGTTGCGAATGGAGACCCTGTCTTGCGAGTGGAAACAAGGACCGCCTGCCATGCCAGCCACTTTGAGAGATGTCCCTATGCAGCCCAGCGGGCATGACACGAGGCGCCTGGATGCGCTTGAGGAGTACAAACTCATGGACAGTGGCGCCGATCCGCGCTTCGAGCGCATTGTGGAGATGGCCGTCGACCTCTTCGATATGCCCATTGCCTACATCTCCCTGATTGACGGCCAGCGGCAGTGGTTCAAGGCGAGGGTCGGACTGGAGCTATCGGAAACGCCGATCGAGCAGGCATTCTGCCTGCATACCATACAGCAGTCGGGTATCACGCTTGTCGAGGACGCACGACAGGATGCCCGCTTCGCGCATTTGCCCATGGTGACAGGCGCGCCGGGTGTTGTTTTCTATGCCGGCATTCCACTGTCCACGCCCGATGGATTCCGACATGGCACACTTTGCCTGATGGACCACAAGCCGCGCCGGCTTGATGAAAGACAGCGGCGACTCCTGGTTTCGCTGGCCGAAATAACCGTGGACGAGATGGAACTGCGCCGCAGAACCCTGCGGCTGGACGAGGAAAAGCGCCAGGCCGAACGTGCAGCCCGCATCAAGGACGACTTCCTGGCCATGATGAGCCACGAATTCCGCACGCCGCTCAACGCCATCCTGGGCTTTTCCGAGGTCATGGGAAGCGAGGCCCTGGGGCCACTGGGTCACGAGAAGTACCGCGACTATACCGCGGATATTCATAGCAGTGGCCGCCACCTGCTCTCCCTCATCGATGACCTTCTGGACAGTGCCGGCGACAGTGAGTTCAGCCTTCATGAGAAGCTGTTCGATCCCGCCAGCGTGGCTAGGGAAGCCGTGGACATCATGGCCCGGAAGGCCGAGGTGGCCAGCCTTGAACTGCAACATGACGTCGGCCCACAGGGCCACCGCTTTCACGGGGATCCGCGTCGCTTCCGGCAGATCGTGCTCAACCTGCTGTCCAATGCCATAAAGTTCACCGCACCCGGCGGCCAGGTAAGGCTTCGGCTTAAGCACCTGGAAGACGGGCGCCTGACTCTGAAGGTCGCCGACAACGGCGTCGGCATGACGCCAGAGGAACGCCGGCAGGCCCGCGAGATCTTCTATCGCGGGCGCGTCGCCGCCAGCCAGGCACGCGAGGGAACCGGAATCGGCCTGTCCCTCGTGGATCGCTTCACGCACGCCCACGATGGCCGCCTGCGGATCCTGAGTCGTCCGGGACGCGGCAGCCTGCTGCGCATCGATTTCCCGCAGGAACGCCTGCTGACTTGACCGCAGGCGGGGCCCAGAGGACTCTCTGGCCGGTTTTTGTCATACAGACATGAAGAAAGGCTCCGACATGACCAATCCCGATGACCTGATCCGCCTGCTCGACCTGGAACCGCATCCCGAGGGAGGTCGTTACCGGGAAATCTATCGCGCCAAGGCCCCAGAAGGCGAGCGCAGCAGCGTCACGGCCATCTATTACCTTTTGCGGGCCGGTGAACGCAGCCATTGGCACAGAGTGGACGCCACCGAGATCTGGCACTGGTACGCCGGCGGGCCCCTGGCCCTGCATCTCAACAGCGACGGCCGGACCAGCGAGACACATCACTTGGGCACCGATTTCGAAGCCGGTCAGCGGCCCCAGGTGATTCTGGAGCCCCATGTCTGGCAATCAGCGGAAAGCCTGGGCGACTGGACCCTGGTGGGCTGCACCGTCGCCCCGGCCTTCGAGTTCTCCGGCTTCGAACTTGCTCCCGAAGGCTGGGCGCCGGGCCATTGACCGGCCCCGACAGAGTGGGGCAGGACTTGCGTCAGTACATGTGCTGACCGCCGTTGATGGACAGAGTCGAACCGGTGATGAACCCGGCATTGTCGGACACCAGGAAGACCACACCGCGCGCGATTTCCTCCGGCTGGCCCAGTCGACCCACCGGGATTCGCGCGACGATCTTTTCCAGGACGTTCTCGGGCACGGCACGCACCATGTCGGTTTCGATATAGCCCGGTGCGATGGCATTCACCGTGACGCCCTTGCCGGCGCCTTCCTGGGCCAGGGCCTTTGTGAAGCCGTGGATGCCCGACTTGGCCGCAGCATAGTTCACCTGGCCGTACTGACCGGCCTGCCCGTTGATCGAGCCGATGTTGACGATTCGCCCGAAATTCTTTTCGCGCATGGATTCGATGACACAGCGGCAAAGGTTGAAACAGGAGGTCAGGTTGGTGTCGATGACAGCCTGCCACTGCTCCGGTGTCATCTTGTGAATGGTGCTGTCACGCGTGATTCCGGCGTTGTTCACCAGAACCTCCACCGGGCCGTGTTCCTGCGCGATCTTCTCGACCCCGGCCTTGACTGCTTCGAAGTCGGACACATCGAACTTGGCGACGGCTATCCCGGTTTCCTTCGAGAAAGCCTCGGCCGCTTCATCATTGCCGCCGTAATTGGCGACGACCCGATAGCCTTCGTTCTTCAAGGCGACACAGATCGCCGCACCGATGCCGCGCGTACCACCGCTTACCAAAGCCACTCTGGACATGATTTTTATCTCCCTGTCGTTTTCTGTGTGACGTCCTGCCCTTCTCTTTAGCGGCCCACTACCTTCGGACCTGTTACCGGATGAACCTGGCTGAAGCCGCCTGCGCATGGGTCAACCCACGTGCAGACGCCTCTTCCCTGTCAGGAAACGCCAGGCCTTCTCAAGCCTCAGTCACGGGCTAGGCACATGGCGATACCCATGCCGCCCCCGATGCAGAGCGTGGCCAGGCCCTTCTTGGCATCGCGACGGCCCATCTCGTGCAGCAGGGTAATCAGGATGCGCCCGCCTGAAGCCCCGATGGGGTGGCCCAGCGCAATGGCGCCGCCGTTCACATTCACCTTCTCGGGATCCCAGCCCATGTCCTTGTTCACAGCCAGGGCCTGGGCCGCAAAGGCCTCGTTGGCCTCGATCAGGTCCAGGTCATCGGCCGACCAGCCTGCCTTTTCCAGCGCCTTGCGGCTGGAGGGGATGGGGCCGGTGCCCATGATGGCCGGATCCACGCCGCAGGTCGCCCAGGAGGCTATGCGGGCCAAGGGGGTCAGACCTCGCTTCTCGGCCTCCTTGGCGCTCATCAGGACAACGGCGGCGGCCCCGTCATTGATGCCGCTGGCATTTCCGGCCGTGACCGTGCCCTCCTTGTCGAAGGCGGGGCGTAACTTGGCCAGACTTTCGGCGGTCGTGCCATGCTTGGGATATTCGTCCTCCTCGACCACGGACTCGCCCTTCCGGGTCTTGATGGTCACGGGGACGACTTCCTCCTTGAAACGGCCTTCCTTCTGGGCGGCTTCCGCCTTCTGCTGCGAATTGGCGGCAAAGGCGTCCTGCTCGTCGCGGGTCAGCTGCCATTTCTGGGCCACGTTCTCGGCGGTGTTGCCCATATGATAGCCATTGAAGGCATCCCACAGACCGTCCTTGATCATGGTGTCGACGAACTTGACGTCCCCCATCTTGTGACCGTTGCGCAGGTGTGCGCAGTGCGGGGCCTGACTCATGGATTCCTGGCCGCCGGCCACGACGATGGAGCTGTCGCCGGTCTGAATCGCCTGGTAGCCCAGAGCCACGCTGCGCAGGCCGGAACCACAGAGCTGATTGATCTGGTAGGCGGTCTTCTCCTGGGGGATACCGGCCTCCATGGCGGCCTGGCGTGCCGGGTTCTGCCCGGCGCCGGCCGTCAGGATCTGCCCCAGGATGGCTTCGTCCACTTCGCCGCCCTCGACTTTCGCGCGCTCAAGCGCAGCCCCGATGGCCACCGAGCCCAGATGCGAGGCGGCAACGCTGGACAGGGTCCCACTGAAGGCCCCCACCGGCGTGCGCGCTGCACTGACTATCACAACATCCGACATTCTGGCTTCCTCCTGGATTTATGTATTCCGTCCATACAGCTTGGGGCGAAATCGCGGAATGTTAAGAAGCCGCCCCTGATTTTTGCACCGCAATATGACCAGAGAGTACAACCTGCCTCCCGAAAGGGACAAGTTAAGAAACCGCTTTTTCCCGCATCCAGTCACGCAATGGCTCCCAAACGCGCGTACGGGCGCCACGGCTGGCAACCATGCCGATATGCCCCGCCCTGGGCCGGTGAATGGCACAGTCCGGCAGGGCCCGCGCAAGGCACAGGGCCGATTCCGGCGGCACGATCCGGTCCTCGGAGGGAACAATGCATAAGCAGGGCAGTTCGACTGTCCTGGGGTCCACTGGCCGGCCGGCCAGGCGCCAGCGCCCTTCACGGGCCGAGTTGACCGCATACCAGCCACCCAGGCACTCACGGGCCACGGGTGCGGCCAGGGGCACGCCGTCGTTCAGCCAGTCCTCGAGGGCCACAAAGGCATGGGCCTGCGCACTGTCCTGATCCAGCTTCGCAAAGTGGCGGAACTTGCGCACCGTTGCCATCGGATCCACGAGCGCGAAGAGCGCCTGCAGGATATCCACCGGCAGCTCTCCGATGATATCCATCAAGGAGCCCCAGGTGGCCAGGGCTGCCCGCCCCAGTGCCGCCTGGCCCGGAGCGGTATGGAAATCCCAGGGTGTCGCGAGCAGGGCCAGGGCGCTCAGATCGCCCGGGCGGCGCTGCGCCAGTGCCAGGGCCAGCAGTCCGCCCATGCAGTAGCCCAGTAGCAACGGCTTGGTCTGTGTTTCCCGGTGCAAGGCATCCAGGGCCGCCTCCAGGTATCCGGCGACATAGTCGGTCAATGTGAATGCGCGCTCACTGTCCCCGGGGGCGCCCCAGTCCATGAGGAAAACGCGGAACCCCTGCCCAGACAGCCAGCGGGCCAGCGAACAGCTTTCCGAAAGGTCCAGGATGTAGCCGCGATTGATCAGCGAGGGGACCAGCAGAACCGCAGGCCCTTCACCACCATAATCCAGAAGGCGTGCCGTTCCCTCCGCCCAGAGAGCCGGAGGGTCGGCCAGGTTGCGCCGATAGGCATGGCCTCTGTAGGCGGTGATGCCATCAAGCAGTTCCCCCCGTCTCTTGCGAATCTGACGGTCCAGGGCGCTTGCCAGGCTTGCCGGCGCGTCTGCGCCGCGAGCCAGTTCCAGCCGCAGGGCTTCCTCTTCGCTGCGCAGGCTCGGCGGCAAGTTCTGCAACCCGCTGCTCCAGCTCGGCCAGGCGGCGCTCGATCCGCTCCAGATCATCTGGGCCAGACCCAGATGCAGCATAAGCGGGCGTGGTCCCAGTCTCGGCTTCCCTGAAGCTGCTTGTGCGTCCGCTTCTCCCATGCGTCCTGTCTTCTTCCTTGCCTGGCTCGGACCGATCGCCGGCCGGATCTGCCATCGTCCCGGCAGAGGGCAGACTACCCCAGCCGGTTGCAGCCGCCCAGTTCCGCATATGCGCCATCCAGGCAGCGGTCAGGTTGTCGAGCGCCTGTCCAAGTTCCGGGTCCGCCGCGCGCAACGAAACCTCTCGCTCCCTGAGATCAAGGTAGCGCTCGGCCAGATCGTCCAGATGGCTTTCCTGCCGGGTCTTGCCTTCATCTTCCATGATGGTCGCACTATAGCGTTCCGGTTGCGACAAGGCCATGGCCCAGGCAACAGACAGGAAAAGCAGACACTCCCGCAATGCGGGGTGATTGACACTGCCCCGCCGGGGGCAGCACTATTCCCCTCACACAGCATGTATGCGTGGGCCATGCCACAACCCAGTGAGGCGTAGAACCTTGGAGAAATCAGAACGGACCGCCGATTCGGCACCGATAACCATCAAGAAGTACGCCAATCGAAGACTGTACAATACCGCAACCAGTAGTTACGTGACCCTGGATCATCTTTGCCAGATGGTTAAGGATGACGTGAATTTTGTCGTCTACGACGCCAAGAGCGGCGATGACATCACCCGATCCGTCCTGACTCAAATCATTGTCGAGGAAGAGGCCAAGGGTGAGAATCTCCTGCCCATTTCCTTCCTGCGCCAATTGATCTCATTCTACGGTCACGGCATGCGCTGGATGCTGCCAAGTTACCTGGAACAGACCATGGATGCCTTTGCCGCCAACCAGGAGGCCATGGCCAAGAACATGCAGGAAACCATGGGCGGGGTTTTCCCCTTCGGCAACATGGAGGAACTGGGCAAACAGAACATGGCCATGCTGCAGCGAACCATGAGCATGTTCACGCCCTTTGCCGAGGAAGGTGAGCAGAAGTCTCAGAACAGTCCGGAACAGGATACCACAAGCAGCGCCGGTTCATCGGACAAGGCGGCCGCCTCCAGTGCGCAGAATCGCGAAGAACAGCTGGAGCAACTGCAAAAGCAGGTCGAAGAACTGCGCAGCGAGCTGGGCAAGCTTTCGAAAAACAAGAAATAGGAATCCAAGGGCTGGCGCACCGGCCCTTCAGGTCAGCTGCAGGTCCTTCTGCCCTCCCAGCAGGAAGGTTGATGGGCGCCGGCCGACACCCAAATCCGGAACAGGTGACTGCTGGCGCCAGTTTGGCGCGACTTCCGGCATGCCGAAGTAATAACCCTGGATCATGTCCAGGCCTTCCCGCGCCAGGTAAGCCGCTTCCTCGGCC
The Fodinicurvata sediminis DSM 21159 genome window above contains:
- a CDS encoding UbiD family decarboxylase: MPYKSLRDFMERLEHTGGLKRVQHPVSPVLEMTEIQTRLLAEGGPAVLFENVQHEGQRYDMPVLVNLFGTVERVASGMERTPEELREVGETLAFLRQPEPPGGFREAFEMMPLLKQVMAMKPRTTSRAPCQEVVQEGDEIDLDALPIQTCWPGEPAPLITWPLVVTKGPGKAREDDFNLGIYRMQKLDGKRTLMRWLKHRGGAQHHRRWGQEKTEPLPAAAVLGADPGTILAAVTPVPDTLSEYQFAGLLRGRKVELVDCKTVPLKVPAEAEIVLEGYVSLEDYEDEGPYGDHTGYYNSVESFPVFHITAITRRRDPIYLSTFTGRPPDEPSVLGEALNEVFIPLIRQQFPEITDFWLPPEGCSYRIAVVSMKKAYPGHAKRVMMAVWSYLRQFMYTKFVIVVDDSINARDWKDVMWAISTRMDPARDMTVIENTPIDYLDFASPESGLGSKVGFDATDKWPPETHREWGQEIRMDPDVVKRVDDIWSQLGLPGSGRSIW
- the nhaC gene encoding Na+/H+ antiporter NhaC, producing the protein MSSDDQTEQGAVEKPSLGLALIPVVLTLLILGLQLFVFDNFTPHIPLAIGLAITAMVGKKLGHKWPNIQDGVFHVINVSLPSVSVLIVVGMIIGVWIASGTVPTLIYYGLVILSPEVFLAAAMILCSLVSVSLGTSWGTVGTVGLALMGIGEGFGIPMYWTAGAVVSGAFFGDKISPLSDTTNLAPAVTGVNIFDHIRNMLPTTIPAMLIALVIYGVAGYTLLEAGESSFGRIESITTALQENFLISPWLLLPALLVIVLAVMKQPPIPSLFAGVVVGGLMAMLFQGVGMHDVFSYANSGYSIDTGVSEIDSLLNSGGIQSMMWTISLILIALGFGGALERTGCLEAIINAILVKVHSFAGVQSSAIGTSFATNLVAGDPYLSIALPGRMYAPVYRGMGYSTLNLSRATEEGGTLMSPLIPWNAGGAFVITALGLGIADGNFENLLYIPLAFACWTAPVIGVLYAVTGLFSPKATEAEVQQWHKQNEAIKDMTDQGYEDPTKGMKTQPKPAE
- a CDS encoding class I SAM-dependent methyltransferase, which translates into the protein MARHLILRRLRAFWPDLHGMEVLGMGYATPYLKQFHEAARLFAFMPLTQGVMRWPEEGRNRVALVDETELPLTNFSLDRVLLIHCLENSDYLSDMLKEVWRVLKGEGRLIIVTPNRRGLWARLERTPFGFGHPYSQMQLSRLLREHSFTPLRSTQALFIPPTRSRTLLRMAPAWERIGRQISPHFAGVNIVEVSKQVYAVRPLRAAERRRLAWPLPQVVRPTPASRRY
- the gloB gene encoding hydroxyacylglutathione hydrolase; this encodes MAQLEIKQIPVLSDNYVYLVREAGSGAVAVVDPAVSKPVLETADQLGWKITHILNTHHHPDHVGGNLDIKKATGCHIIGPAPDEARIPGIDEAVNEGDIVKLGQAEAEVFFVPGHTRGHIAFWFPESHALFCGDTLFALGCGRLFEGSPAQMWDSLCKLRELPDTAAVYCAHEYTQNNARFALSIEPDNSQLQDRAQQVDNLRRNGKPTVPSRLGEEKATNPFLRADDPTLAKALNLQGRSAQECFAEVRRRKDIF
- a CDS encoding GAF domain-containing sensor histidine kinase, which translates into the protein MDSGADPRFERIVEMAVDLFDMPIAYISLIDGQRQWFKARVGLELSETPIEQAFCLHTIQQSGITLVEDARQDARFAHLPMVTGAPGVVFYAGIPLSTPDGFRHGTLCLMDHKPRRLDERQRRLLVSLAEITVDEMELRRRTLRLDEEKRQAERAARIKDDFLAMMSHEFRTPLNAILGFSEVMGSEALGPLGHEKYRDYTADIHSSGRHLLSLIDDLLDSAGDSEFSLHEKLFDPASVAREAVDIMARKAEVASLELQHDVGPQGHRFHGDPRRFRQIVLNLLSNAIKFTAPGGQVRLRLKHLEDGRLTLKVADNGVGMTPEERRQAREIFYRGRVAASQAREGTGIGLSLVDRFTHAHDGRLRILSRPGRGSLLRIDFPQERLLT
- a CDS encoding cupin domain-containing protein, which gives rise to MTNPDDLIRLLDLEPHPEGGRYREIYRAKAPEGERSSVTAIYYLLRAGERSHWHRVDATEIWHWYAGGPLALHLNSDGRTSETHHLGTDFEAGQRPQVILEPHVWQSAESLGDWTLVGCTVAPAFEFSGFELAPEGWAPGH
- the phbB gene encoding acetoacetyl-CoA reductase; the encoded protein is MSRVALVSGGTRGIGAAICVALKNEGYRVVANYGGNDEAAEAFSKETGIAVAKFDVSDFEAVKAGVEKIAQEHGPVEVLVNNAGITRDSTIHKMTPEQWQAVIDTNLTSCFNLCRCVIESMREKNFGRIVNIGSINGQAGQYGQVNYAAAKSGIHGFTKALAQEGAGKGVTVNAIAPGYIETDMVRAVPENVLEKIVARIPVGRLGQPEEIARGVVFLVSDNAGFITGSTLSINGGQHMY
- a CDS encoding acetyl-CoA C-acetyltransferase translates to MSDVVIVSAARTPVGAFSGTLSSVAASHLGSVAIGAALERAKVEGGEVDEAILGQILTAGAGQNPARQAAMEAGIPQEKTAYQINQLCGSGLRSVALGYQAIQTGDSSIVVAGGQESMSQAPHCAHLRNGHKMGDVKFVDTMIKDGLWDAFNGYHMGNTAENVAQKWQLTRDEQDAFAANSQQKAEAAQKEGRFKEEVVPVTIKTRKGESVVEEDEYPKHGTTAESLAKLRPAFDKEGTVTAGNASGINDGAAAVVLMSAKEAEKRGLTPLARIASWATCGVDPAIMGTGPIPSSRKALEKAGWSADDLDLIEANEAFAAQALAVNKDMGWDPEKVNVNGGAIALGHPIGASGGRILITLLHEMGRRDAKKGLATLCIGGGMGIAMCLARD
- a CDS encoding alpha/beta fold hydrolase, producing MGEADAQAASGKPRLGPRPLMLHLGLAQMIWSGSSAAWPSWSSGLQNLPPSLRSEEEALRLELARGADAPASLASALDRQIRKRRGELLDGITAYRGHAYRRNLADPPALWAEGTARLLDYGGEGPAVLLVPSLINRGYILDLSESCSLARWLSGQGFRVFLMDWGAPGDSERAFTLTDYVAGYLEAALDALHRETQTKPLLLGYCMGGLLALALAQRRPGDLSALALLATPWDFHTAPGQAALGRAALATWGSLMDIIGELPVDILQALFALVDPMATVRKFRHFAKLDQDSAQAHAFVALEDWLNDGVPLAAPVARECLGGWYAVNSAREGRWRLAGRPVDPRTVELPCLCIVPSEDRIVPPESALCLARALPDCAIHRPRAGHIGMVASRGARTRVWEPLRDWMREKAVS
- the phaR gene encoding polyhydroxyalkanoate synthesis repressor PhaR; translation: MEKSERTADSAPITIKKYANRRLYNTATSSYVTLDHLCQMVKDDVNFVVYDAKSGDDITRSVLTQIIVEEEAKGENLLPISFLRQLISFYGHGMRWMLPSYLEQTMDAFAANQEAMAKNMQETMGGVFPFGNMEELGKQNMAMLQRTMSMFTPFAEEGEQKSQNSPEQDTTSSAGSSDKAAASSAQNREEQLEQLQKQVEELRSELGKLSKNKK